The genomic window TCTTTTTATTCCTGAAGGTCCGGTTGTGCAGATCAAGAACTCGCATGGAGGGATGACGGTTCTTCGAGATAAAGAAGTTGATGTTGCATATGATGGTCCTCTTGCTGTTCTTGTGAATCGTTACAGTGCTTCGGCATCGGAAATCCTTGCTGCAGCAATTCAGGATTATGGAAGAGGTGTGGTTATAGGAGGAAGGACATTTGGAAAGGGGACGGTACAGAGTATTCTCAAGATCAACAGGCCATTCAATTTTTTCTACAAGAAAAATGATGATCTTGGACAAGTCAAGCTGACCATTGCCAAGTTTTATCGTGTTTCCGGAGAAAGCACCCAGAATCTCGGTGTCACGCCGGATATCAAAATACCTTCATTTATCGACACTGAGGTTGTCGGTGAAGATGCCTATCCAAGCAGTCTCCAATGGGATGTTGTGTCGGCTACCGATCATTTAAAAACCGGTTGGCTTTCAGGTGATGATATCAAGGTTCTCAACGAGAAGTATCATGAGAGAGTCGATAAAGATTCTCTTTATGTTCGTTACCTCGAAGACCTGGATCTTCTGAGCAGTTTCAGGAAAAAAGAGTTCATTTCACTCTATGAACCGGATTTCAAGGTGGAAATGGATCGTATTCAGGGATTTGATGCTCAGTGGAACGAGGAGGACGACCCCGATATTCTGCTTACCCAGTCAGCGGCAGTTGTCGCAGATATGGCTGATTTATCGGGAAAAAGTATGGCTGAAAGAGAAGTCGCTCCCTTGCAGGTAAACGGAAAGTGAACTGGCCGGGCAAAACGGTTGCTGTTTTCATATCATAGTGTAGGTGCTGTGATGCCGACAGGTGAATTTCGAACATCTCTTTCACCTGTCGGCATCCGTTCGTTTTACCTGTTCAGTTTTTTCCTGGCATTTTTTATCTGCTCGTCTACAGATGAAAAAGAGGTGCTTCCATGTGATTGTTTCGTGTTGACGCTCGCTTCAGGTTGAAGCGCATCATAGAGGTCACTATCGAACAGCTCGGAAAAGCTCCGGTAAGTTTCAAGAGGGATATTCGGTAAAGATGTCGCCGATTCAATTGCATGGCTGACGATTTTCCCCGTTATCCTGTGTGCATCGCGGAAGGGCAGATTCTTTCTTACAAGATATTCGGCGATTTCCGTTGAAAGGCTGAGGTCTTCGGCTGTGAGTTTTGTGAGTCTTTCTTCGTTCAGCTTGGTATGAGCCAGCATTTTTGAAAAAATTCTTACGCTTGAAATTGTCGATTTCGCAGCATCGAACAGTGGTGGTTTGTCCTCCTGCATATCTCGGTTATAGGAGAGGGGAAGTCCTTTCATGATGGTCAGGATGTTTATCAGGTCGCCGTACACCCTACCTGTTTTCCCTCTGACCAACTCGGCAATATCTGCGTTTTTTTTCTGGGGCATGATCGAGGAGCCGGTCGCGAAAGCGTCACTGATTTCGAGGTAGTTGAACTCCGAACTGCTCCAAAGTATGAGGTCCTCACAGAATCTCGAAAGGTGCATCATGATAATGGAACAGGCCGAGATGAACTCGATGATGATGTCCCTGTCGCTGACAGCGTCTATACTGTTCTCGAACAGTGTGCTGAAATCAAGCAGTTCCATGCTTCTTTGTGCATTGAGCTGCAGTGTGCTTCCGGCGAATGCGGCGGCTCCAAGCGGGGAAATATCAACACGTTTAAAGAGGTCGTCAAGCCGTTGGTTGTCTCGAAGAAACATGTTGAAGTATGAGAGGTAGTAATGCCCCGCGGATATCGGCTGAGCTCGTTGCAGATGGGTATAGCCGAAAATGATCGTGTGGCGGTAGGTTTCGGCTTTTTCAAGAAGCAGGCTTTTCAGTGCGTCGAGTGCCGAGCGAAGTTCATCTATGGTACGTTTCAAGTACAGCCTCGTATCGGTTGCTACCTGATCGTTGCGGCTTCTTCCCGAATGCATTTTACCTGCTATCGGTCCGATTTTTTCCTTCAAGCGGTTTTCGATAACCGTATGGATATCTTCATCTTCCCAGTCGGGCACAAGTGCGCCTGAACTGATTTCCTGCTCGATTTCTTCAAGTCCCTCGATAATCAATCTCGCTTCTTCAACAGGTAGTATAGCTTCTTCCGAAAGCATTGTTACATGAGCGATGGAACCCTTGATATCTTCCTGATACAACGCTTTATCCACATCGACGGAGGATGAGAAAAGAAGGGCTTCCCGGTCGAAAGGTTCGCTGAATCTGCTTTGCCATAAGAGTTCTTTTTCGCTGCCTTTTTTCGTGCTCATCGGTTTTAAGATCAAGTTGGTTAAGTATATAAGGCGGAAGATAAGAAATATTGTTCCGTCCAAAAAGTTGGGGCTTTATTGGTTTTTGATGGTAAAGTACTTTAAATAATAAAGTATAATACAAAAAAACAAACAAGTTATACGGGGAAGCAGTTGACTCATGATCAAAGGGGGGTGAGTGAATGAGCTGGTAAATGAAGAAGAAAAAAAGCCTTCCGGTCCTTACGAAGAGACCGGAAAGCTTTGCTTATGGGCACCTCTATTAATTTGCTGCACATCATGATTACTTCGTTGATCGGTGCTCAAAATCCTCATGTAGCTTGTGTACACTCCGGTTTTTGCGCTCCGTTCGCCTCGTACTCAAGGCGCTCGCGACAATTTATAGAGGTGCCCTTATGTGATAATGCAGGCTGTTATTTTCTCAGGTACTGGAAACTTGCATTAGGTCTTCCGACATAGCATGTGCGGTTGAAACCGTATTTTTTAATGATGGCAAAGGCTTTTTCCGCTTCTGCTTTCTTATTGCCGAAGTCGAACATCCAATGATTATCGTCGACAATTTTCCAGCGTCCATTGATGTTTTTCACCTCTATGGTATCGGGATTGAAACCTATACAATCTTCACCGGGGATTCCGCCTTGTGGAGCTTGTCCTGAAACCAGCATATACTGGAAGCTCGGGTCAGGTCGACCGACAAAGCACGACTGGTTCATCCCGTAGTGCTTGATGATTTTAAGCGACCTATAGGCTTCGTTTTTCTTATTGCCGAAGTCGAACATCCAGTGATTACCGTCGACAATTTTCCAGCTGCCATTGATTTTTTTGACCGTTGCTGTCTGTGGGTTGAAGGAGATGCAATCTTCCTGAATTACAGGAACTGGCAGTGTGGGGATAGGCAGAGGCATGAGCTGGAGCATCCTCTTGAACGTGTAAGTGTTGGTGTAGTTGGAACGGTTGCTGCCGTCGGTGAAACGGGTAAACGTTTCTGCTTTGAGACGGTTTTTGCCGGCAGGTTTGACGACAATGAGGGTCTGGTTGGAGCCGGTTGTGTAAATTGCCGACATGACTTTACCTGTCTGTATCATGTTGCCCGAAGTGCTGGAGGCGTAAATTGCGGCAGCGACTTCGCCCCAGTCGCAATCGTCAGGTTGACATTTGCCCCAGGCATGCATTCTGAGAGCGGAGCCCTGTTGCATTATTTCGAGTTTGGTGATTCCACGGGTGTTCGTGTCCGAATTGATCCATGTGCCGGTGAATTGGTTGGCTGATGCCCAACTGACAGACTGGAGCAGCAACAAGAGCACGAACGACGATGCGGCTACAATGGTCTTTTTCATGTAAAACCTCCTGGGATACGGATTGGTAAAGAGGGCGGAACTATTTGAAAGAGAGATAGTTAAAGTTACTGTTCCTCAGAATGAAAAGCAATCAGGGGCGACAAAAACCCCGGCCGAAGAAAGACCGGGGTAGTGAGAGTCGTCGTAGTGGTCGGTTTTTTGTGTTCTTGATTGCTTGTTTCAAGATCTGTTTTTCGCTTGAACCTCACTGTAGGTTTTCAGGCTAAGGCCGTAAAGATGAATGAATCCTTCTGCAGCCTTGTGATTGAATGTGTCGGCTTCGGTATAGGTTGCAAGCTCTTCGTTGTAAAGTGACCATGGTGAGGTTCTGCCGAGCAGTGTGACCGAGCCTTTGAACAATTTGACGCGCACCAGGCCGGTGACGTTTTTCTGGGTTGCTTCGACAAATCCATCCAGGGCTTCTCGCATTGGAGAGAACCATGTTCCGTTGTAGATCAGGTTGGCATAATCCTGACCGATGTTTTTCTTGTATTGAAAGACGGATTTTTCCTGCGTCAGCCTTTCGAGCTCGCGGTGAGCGAAATGCAGGATGGTTGCTGCTGGAGCTTCGTATATTTCCCGCGATTTGATTCCCACTACGCGGTTTTCAACCATGTCGAGACGACCGATTCCATGTGCAGCACCAATCTTGTTGAGTTCCAGGATGAGATCGAGACCTTCCATTTTTTTCCCGTCGAGCGCAACGGGAACACCCTGTTCGAATTCGATATCGATGACCGCAGCCTTGTCCGGTGCTTTTTCAGGGGATGTCGTGATCTGATAGGCATCTTCAGGTGGAGCGACCATAGGGTCTTCGAGGACGCCGCATTCGATACTTATCCCCCATATATTTTCATCGATGGAGTAAGGGCTCTTCTTTGTTGCCGATACCGGGATATTGTGTTCCTCCGCATAGGCGATTTCCGCTTCCCTTGATGTGAACTCCCATTCACGAAGAGGGGCGAGCACCTTGAGGTGTGGCGCAAGAGAGGCGAAGGTGACTTCGAATCGAACCTGGTCGTTTCCTTTTCCGGTACAGCCGTGCGCAAGCATGGTGCAGTTTTCGGAAAGTGCTACGTCTACAAGGGCTTTGGCAAGCAGTGGACGTCCAAGAGCCGTTGCAAGTGGATACACATCTTCATAGAGGGCTCCAGCTTTGAGTGCGGGCCAGATGTATTCTTCGACGAACGGCTTTTGGAGATCTAAAAAAGAAAAGCTCGAGGCTCCTGTAGCGATGGCCTTTTCTTCGAGATTTTCGATCTCTTTCTGTTGTCCGAGATTACCGGTAACGGCAACGATATCGGCGTCGTATTTATCTTTCAGCCACTTTATCATAACGGAGGTGTCGAGTCCGCCTGAATAGGCGATAGCAATTTTTTCCTTTTTCATATGCTCTTTGATCAGGTTTTAAAAAGATTGGATTGAATATACTCAAGGATTGAGCGTATATCGTTAACGGACGCCGGGACGACAAGAACCGTATCGTCTCCTGCGAGTGTTCCCAGAATTTTCGGATGCTTGAAGTGATCGATGAAAGAACCGACACCATGTGCTCTACCGGGAAGTGTCTTGATGACTATCGTTGTTTCATTGGCATCGATGGTCTGTATTTCCATTTCCACGAGGCCTTTGATCATCTGTCCGGGAGTGTCTTCGGGGAACACGAGACGGTACCCTTTCGTTGTCCTCGAACGAATGACACCAAGCTCAGAACAGTCTCTCGACAATGTTGCCTGAGCGATATCGATGCCAGCGTTCAGCAGCAGTTGCAGGAGCTCATGTTGATTCCCTACCTCATTGTTCTGAAGGAGCTCCTTGATTTTTCGTTGCCGGTTCTGTTTTCCCATGGCTTTTCCGGGATCAGGAGGTGAGTTTGCTTGCAACGTTCTGAAGCCTGTGGGTCAAATGAAACCTTCGATACTCTTCATGGTTGAGAAGTTTAACGAGAACCGCTTTCTGGACATGAAGGCGATTTTCTGCCTCGTCCATGATAATGGATTGTGGGCCATCCAT from Prosthecochloris marina includes these protein-coding regions:
- the argH gene encoding argininosuccinate lyase, which encodes MSTKKGSEKELLWQSRFSEPFDREALLFSSSVDVDKALYQEDIKGSIAHVTMLSEEAILPVEEARLIIEGLEEIEQEISSGALVPDWEDEDIHTVIENRLKEKIGPIAGKMHSGRSRNDQVATDTRLYLKRTIDELRSALDALKSLLLEKAETYRHTIIFGYTHLQRAQPISAGHYYLSYFNMFLRDNQRLDDLFKRVDISPLGAAAFAGSTLQLNAQRSMELLDFSTLFENSIDAVSDRDIIIEFISACSIIMMHLSRFCEDLILWSSSEFNYLEISDAFATGSSIMPQKKNADIAELVRGKTGRVYGDLINILTIMKGLPLSYNRDMQEDKPPLFDAAKSTISSVRIFSKMLAHTKLNEERLTKLTAEDLSLSTEIAEYLVRKNLPFRDAHRITGKIVSHAIESATSLPNIPLETYRSFSELFDSDLYDALQPEASVNTKQSHGSTSFSSVDEQIKNARKKLNR
- a CDS encoding argininosuccinate synthase translates to MKKEKIAIAYSGGLDTSVMIKWLKDKYDADIVAVTGNLGQQKEIENLEEKAIATGASSFSFLDLQKPFVEEYIWPALKAGALYEDVYPLATALGRPLLAKALVDVALSENCTMLAHGCTGKGNDQVRFEVTFASLAPHLKVLAPLREWEFTSREAEIAYAEEHNIPVSATKKSPYSIDENIWGISIECGVLEDPMVAPPEDAYQITTSPEKAPDKAAVIDIEFEQGVPVALDGKKMEGLDLILELNKIGAAHGIGRLDMVENRVVGIKSREIYEAPAATILHFAHRELERLTQEKSVFQYKKNIGQDYANLIYNGTWFSPMREALDGFVEATQKNVTGLVRVKLFKGSVTLLGRTSPWSLYNEELATYTEADTFNHKAAEGFIHLYGLSLKTYSEVQAKNRS
- a CDS encoding arginine repressor; the protein is MGKQNRQRKIKELLQNNEVGNQHELLQLLLNAGIDIAQATLSRDCSELGVIRSRTTKGYRLVFPEDTPGQMIKGLVEMEIQTIDANETTIVIKTLPGRAHGVGSFIDHFKHPKILGTLAGDDTVLVVPASVNDIRSILEYIQSNLFKT